DNA from Mucilaginibacter mallensis:
TGCACTATCAGCCAAATGGTAATCAAGCTTTGGAATCTGTATATTATTCACTTCCATCTGACTACGGTTTTGAATATCCAGCTTTACACTTTCAAATTGATTAGTCTTAAAAAGTTTAATAACTGAGCCGCTCCCATTAGCTTTACCAACAACACCGCTCAGGTAATTTATATGGCTGTTTTTAATAAGTATTGTGCTGCCGTAATCCTGGTTAACCAGTAAGCTATCCAGTTTAAAGCCATCAACCAATACCTCACGCATTTGCCAGAGCACAATGGTGTCTGTTACTGCTGAGTTGTGCAATGTATAGGTGGCACTTGTATGCAATTGGTTTAACTTAGGGCACGATATAATAACAACATAAGGGTTAGCATTATTTAAAAAGGAATATTTAAAGTCGGCGCTAACAGTAAGCCTGTTTCCTTTTTGCGTAATGTTTACATACTCCTTGGCATCCTTATCAATTCTAATACTAAATGGCCCCTGTACTATTTTGGCATTTGCTATAGTTGATGAATTAATATCAATTGCGTCAAAATCCTTAAAATTTAATGAAACATAGTTCCTGTAAGGATCCCTATATCGCCCTGATACATATTCCGTCTTCAGCATTTCATCGTAAATGAAAAGCGCAATAAATATGAGCAGCATTGCGGCAACGATGAGTTTATTGCTTGTCTTCATTATAATTTTCCTTTTTAAACTTTTCATACTGCTGCTGCAAATCTTCCATGCTGATATCCAGCAAAAAGATCTCCTTAAATAAGCCGGGTAATTCCTGTTCCATAAAGCGCTCCTTACGGTAAGCCTTTACTTTTGTATGGGCATCAGGTGATACAAATACCCCCAGCCCCCTTTTGTTATAGATCACTTCCATTGTTTGTAAAAGTTCATAAGCACGCATTACCGTATTAGGGTTCACCTCCAGCTCAATGGCCATATCCCGTACAGATGGTATCTTTTGTTCGGCCTGCCATTTGCCCAGCAAAATATTCTCGCTTACATAAGCGGCTATTTGCAGGTATATGGCTTCATTATCTCTAAACTCCATAGTTATACCTGCTTTTCTTTTAAACGATAATAGGCAGCTGCCCAAAATATAAGTGTCAGGGCTCCTAATAGCCATATCACAAAGTTGCCGTCATCCTGAGCAATAAAAAAAGATACCTCCCTGTTATGCTCCATGATTCTGAGGGCACCAAATGGCGGGGCCATAAGCACGCTTTTCTGTAAAAGATAACCCAGCAAAAATTTATTAATGAGCATAAGCAAGGCAATGCCAATAAAAAACGCAAATGCTGTTTTTACAAAATGTAGTTTATTATAAAAGATCGCGCCCCATAAAGCAATAGCATGCAGAAATGCAAATATCAAAAAACAGAATATGATATACCTGTTGAACACATTTAACATAACAATTTGCTGCCCCGGATAATGCCTTGCATTAATAGCCAGCCAGTCGACCAAATAAAAACAGGCCAGGTAACATATCAGAAAAATTACGAAGGAATAAAGCCATGCAACCAGGTATTTTTCGAAATGTGATGCAGGAAGGGTTAATGAAGAAATTGCTTTTTTGTTCTCAGCAAAATCAGCAAATACGGTACTGGTAAAAATGGTACCGGCCAATAGCATTATGGCTATAAACATCGCTGTTTGCAAACCCAGATCTATTGGCGCATGGATGAGATAAACTAAAAAACTGGCACCCAAAAGCATCACGCCGAACAGCACTATTAATGACATTAAATAGTTCTTATAATGCTCGGTTGTATGCTTAATGAATAGCCTGCCGAACCTGCCGGGATTAAATATGTTATTCATGATTCTTCAATATTTCTAAAACAGGTTTATTGCCGCTGATGATGGCGTTAAAAAGCAACTCCAGGTCCACTTTGCCGTACTTGCCTGTATTTTTTAAAATGGCATTTTTGCCACGGATATTTTCTTCTTCATACAATACCGGTAGATCGGTAGTGTCAGTATAAAAGCCGAATGTCAATTTTTCAGCAACTTCATCCATTAACTGGTTAACTACAACCTCCCGGTTATCGAGCACCAATAAGGTATCTATTAAACTATCCAAATCGCGCACCTGGTGAGTAGAAATTATGATGCACCTTTCATCAGTTAACACGGATGCCATTAATTTTCTAAATTGGACTTTCGAGGGTATATCAAGACCATTGGTAGGCTCATCCATTATTAGTAAATTGGTGTTGGTTGCCAGGCCGAAAGCGATCATGGCTTTTTTTTGCTGCCCTAAGGATTGTTTATCCATAACATCACGGGGATCAACATCCAATAATCTTAAATAATTATCGAAATCTGACCCGGAAAACTTAGGATAAAACCCACCGGTACCCGCCGCAAACTGCAATGGCGTTAATGAAGGTGTAAAAAGTTCTTCGGCTAAAAAAAAGATATCCTCTAAAACAGCAACAGCCCTCGATGATGTATTTATTCCCTTATAAAGGCATTTCCCTTTTGATGGAAAAGCAAGCCCGGCCATGTTTTTTAATAAGGTTGATTTACCTGCTCCATTTTTGCCAAGCAATCCATAGATATGACCCTCGTTAAGCTGCAGATCGAGATTTTCGAAGAGCAGCGGCTTACCCTGATAACCAAAACTTAAACCAGAAACATTAAGCATATTTATAGTGTATTAGTATAGTAGTACACTACAAATATAGCATTGTTTTCTTATTTGCAAATAAAAATTAACATTTAATAAATCTCACATAAAGGAACCATACCCCGTAACAGTTCAGCACAGTTAAGCTATTGGTTTTATTTAGTTTAGCTTTTTCAAAAGTCATTGTCTGCTATTTTAGGCAAGACATTGATCAAGACCAATAGATTAACCAATTTAAACATGACTCCCCCTAACGTCCTTTCCGATCAGGAACTCATGGCTCTTTTGCAAGAGGGAGATAACTTTGCTTTTACGCAGATATATAAAAGATATTGGGAAAAACTGGTACTCATAGCCTGGAACCATACGAATGATAAGTCTTCTGCTGAAGACATCGTTCACGAAGTTTTTATTTCACTTTGGAAAAATAAAAATAGCTTATCAATATACAATGTTGGAGGCTTCCTGGCTACAAAAGTTAAGTATGTAGTGTTTGACCATTATAGAAAAGACCTGCGCCGGAGTAAGCTGGCAGAAAGAAATTTTAATTTTTCTGATATCTGTTTTGATGAGGAAAGATTAGATGCCCTTTTCTTACAAGAATATATTAATGGAATAGTTGAAGAGCTCCCCGAGAAATGTAAATTAGTATTTAACTACAGCCGTCACTTAGGCATGAAGAATTCTGAAATTGCTTCCAAAATGAATATCTCGGAAAAAGGAGTTGAAGCGAATTTAACGCGTGCCTTAAAAATCATTAGAAACAGCATTGAAACTGCGGGCTTTGTTATTACAATATCTCATGAGCTTTTAAAGACCTTTAAATTGTAGAATAAGTAACATTGTAGATTAGATATTTACATCTAATCCTCATCTACTTCTTGACCGGGTTAATTTCACCGGACGCCTTTTCGCTATCCATGTGCTTTCAATGCCCAAGATCCATTAAAAAAAATCAAATAAGATATAGGGTAAACAGCTTTTCGCAACGACATGTCATTATAAACCAATTATAAAGTGGATAAGCAAAGGATCAACTATTTGCTGCAAAAATATTTAGACCGTTCCATTAATGACACGGAAAAGCAAGAACTGTTCAACTTATATCGTAAAATAGGTTCGCAGTATGCCGAGTATCCCGATGATAGGGAAAGTGTCAGCGAACGGATATTGTTGCGCCTGAATGAGGAAATTAAGCACGAAGAAAAGCGAGGTGGCTTTTTAAAACCGTGGAAAATGGTTGCTGCCGCGGTAATTCTTGTAACAGCAAGTATTTACCTGGTTAACCGCCATTGGAGTAGTCCAAAAGAAATTGTTCAAAAGAATCCCCAAAAACAAATCATACTACCAGGGGCCAATGTTGCTACTTTAACCCTTGGGAACGGGAAAAAGATATTTTTGAATAGCGCTAATCAAGGGAAGATTGCAGTGCAGGGAAATACAGTTATTACAAAAAATGCATCTGGTCAGATTTCGTATAAGGTAGTCAATGATAACCCATCAACAAATGATCAACAGATAGTCTACAATACGATTACCACACCAAAGGGCGGACAGTTTAAAATTACACTGCTTGATGGAAGCAATGTTTGGCTTAATGCAGCATCTTCCTTAACCTACCCGAGTACATTTAAGGGTAATGAAAGGCATGTTGAATTACGCGGTGAGGCCTATTTTGAGATTTCTAAAAATAAGCACCTCCCTTTTACAGTTGCGGCAGAAAATATAAACATTAAGGTACTGGGTACGCATTTCAACGTGATGGCTTACGAAAATGAGCCGTCGGTCAACACTACTTTACTTGAAGGGTCGGTATCACTCACCTCCAAAAACATAACCACGACCATGGTTCCGGGGCAACAGGCCATAGGAGCCAAAAACAGAAATGAGATTACACTACATTTTGTAAATGTTGAAGACGCCGTAGCCTGGAAAAACGGATATTTTTCTTTCAGAAAAGAAAACATCCAAACAGTGATGAATAAAATTGCCAGATGGTATAACGTGGATATTGAATACAGAGGAAACATATCCGATAAAATAATGGGTGGCACAGTATCCAGAGCCGAAAATATTGCTGAATTATTAAACTATCTCGAACTAACAGGGATTGCAAAATTCCAAATTGAAGGAAGGAGGATAATCGTGATATGTAAATAATAATTACCTAAAAGTTTTACCAGTAAAACCAGGAACGTTCCACCGCTCCTGGTTTAGCAGCAATGGGAGCTGCGCCAGGTAAACACAATGATCGCTCGAAACAACCAATTATTCATTAACCTAACATTCAAATGTATAAAAAATTTACAATTTTTTTTTGCAGGATGCTGTCCTGTAATAGACCTGATATCTTCTTAAAGATGAAACTAACGCTTGTTCTCTGTCTATGTACTTTGTTACATGTTTCAGCAGCTACTTATGCCCAAAATATAACGTTAAACGTTAAAAAAGTTTCTTTTGAGCAACTATTGGACAATATAAGCCAACAAAGTGGCTATCATTTTCTTTATGATGAAGAGCTGATAAATCAGGCTAGCCCGGTAACTATCAACGTAAAGAATTTACCACTCGACAAAGCGCTGGTTCAATGCTTTTCAGACCAGCCATTTACTTATGTTGTAAAAAACAAAAATGTAATTGTAACTACTAAACCAAAAGAAGCCGAACAGAAAACAGTTAATCAAAGTACAGTATCGGGCCTCGTTACAGATGAGCAAAACCAGGCTATCTCCGGAGTATCTGTTACCATCAAAGGCACAAACCAGGGGGTAACAACCGACAAAAACGGCAGGTATGCCATTTTGGTTACCAATACCGATGCTGTGCTTGTGTTTAGCAGTGTTGGCTATAACAGTAAAGAAATACCAGTAAACGGCAAAACCTCAATAAGTACCAGCCTGACATCCAAGGCTAATAGTTTAAATGATGTGGTAGTTGTTGGTTATGGTACGCAAAAAAAGGGAACTATAACCGGGTCGATTTCCTCTGTTAAATCTGAAGATATAACTGTTGCGCCCGTAGCAAGTACGATTAACTCATTGGCAGGGAGGCTGCCCGGGTTAATTTCCCAACAATCAAGCGGGCAGCCAGGTGCAGATCAGGCGTCGATCAGCATACGCGGCTTTGGCCAGGCTATCTGGATCGTTGATGGTGTTGAATCAGATTTTAACAATATCGATCCTAATGAAATTGAATCGATCAGTATACTTAAGGACGGTGCAGCATCTATTTACGGGGCACGTGCTGGTAATGGTGTTATATTGGTTACCACAAAACGCGGTAAAGCAGGCAAACCCGATATAACTTTCAATTCATCCTATACACTACAGGATAACACTTATATGGCACAGCCGGTTAGTTCGGCAGAATACGCAGAATTAGAAAATGAACTATATGCCAATGAGGGGAAACAAGCTCCATACACGCAAGATCAGATCAACAAATACCAGGCAGGTAACGATCCGGCATATCCTAATACAAATTGGGAGAAAGTGGCTACAAAGCCATTCGCGCCACAAACCAATCAAAATTTATCTGTACGGGGTGGATCGGATAACATTAAATATTTTGGATTTTTTGGTTATCTGGATCAGGACCCGATATGGCGTACAAACGGCGGAGGTTATAAAAGATATAATATTCAATCAAACCTGGACGCTAAAATAACTAATGATCTATCCATCCAGTTAGATATATCAGATGTAAACGAATACAAATCGCAACCAAACCGTGGCGAAGGCGCCGGTATCAATACCTTATGGCAGGATTTATGGAACTCGTTGCCGATATATCCTGCAACATTGCCCGATGCAAGCTATAACTCCTATGCAAATGGTCAGGGTGTAGGTAGTATCGCACTTGTTTCCAATGAAGATATAGCTGGCTATGACAATGTTAACAGTCAGAACTTAAAAGGAACATTCGTCGCCAATTACCAAATCAGGGCTATTGATGGTTTGAGCGCGAAGGCCTTTATCAACTACAACAAAACTTATTCTGACGAAAAGAATTTTAGTAAACCCTACAGTTTTTACACTTATGATTATTCCACCCAGCAATATACGCTTGCAGGTGCTTTAGGAACGCAGGCACAATTATACTACAACGAAAATACAGCCGAAAACATTGACCGTCAGTTTTCATTGAATTACGATCATACCTTTGGCCAGGATCATCATGTTACTGCGCTTGCGCTATATGAGGCAATTGACTACAACACCACTTTTTTAACGGCAGGAAGAACTGACTTCTTAACCGATGAAATACAGGAGTTATTTGCCGGCTCGGTGCAAACCGCTACTGCAAACAGCTCGGCATCGCAGATGGGGCGTGCAAGCTATGTGGGCCGCATAAATTATGCTTACAAAAATAAATACCTATTAGAAACTATATTCCGTGCTGACGCATCCGCCGTTTTTTCCCCGAATCATCGCTGGGGATATTTTCCAAGCGTTTCAGCCGGCTGGCGTATTGACCAGGAAGATTTCATGAAGAAAGTAAGCGCTGTAGACGAATTGAAACTGCGTGCAAGTTATGGCAGCTCTGGTATCGATAACGTTGGTAATTTCCAGTATTTAACAGGTTATAACTTTGGCGGCTATTATCTTTTTGGCACAAGCACCTCACAGGGTATTGTTTCAACAGGTGTAGCAAATCCTAACCTAACCTGGGAAAAGGTAAATATTTATGATGTCGGCACCGATTTTTCCTTTTGGAAAAGGAAATTATTTGGTACTATAGATGTATTTTACAGAACGCTTTCAGGCATCCCTGCTACGCAGGTACTAACGCTGCCAAGTACATTTGGCGCCGCATTGCCCCAGGTAAATCTTAACAGCCAGAACAACCGCGGCTTTGAGCTTAGCTTAGGAACCAGCGGTAATATAGGCGAGCTGAATTATACGTTTGTTGGCAACCTGTCATGGGCGCGTGCTAAGTGGGAACATTACGATGAACCAACTTATACCGATCCTGACCAGAAAAGGGAATACCAGGAGTCAGGCCAGTGGGTAGATAGAACCTTTGGATATAAATCAGATGGCGTATTTACAAGCCAGCAGCAAATTAATGCTTTAACATTCCAATACCCTGGTGGTAACGCTGGGTTACGCCCCGGCGATATAAGATACGTTGATGTTAACCATGACGGTACGCTTGATTGGCGTGATGAAGTACAAATTGGCAACGGCTCCGTGCCTGAATGGATGACCGGCGCAACCATTAACCTGAAATATAAAAATTTCGACCTGCAATCTTTACTCCAGGGGGCATTCGGTTACATTACCAACGTGAACCTGCAACAAGGCGGTGCCAATTTTTCTCAGGCTATTTTTGATGAACGGTGGACCCCCGCAAATAATAATGCTTCGGCAGGTGTGCCGCGTTTAGGCGGGGCATCAACAAACACACTCCCTTCGGATTTTTATGATAAAAAGACCCACTATTTACGATTGAAAACATTTGCGCTGGGCTATAGCCTGCCGCATGATTTACTGTCAAGAGCAGGTATTAAAAATGTTCGGATTTACCTTGCTGGAACAAACCTGTTAACTATTAATCCGCTGGCAAAATATGATATCGACCCTGAAGAACCGTCAGGCAATGGAGGATACTATTATCCGCAGCAGAGAACCATATCATTAGGATTGAATCTAACATTATAATTTAAGACATTATGAAAAAATTATTAATACTACTTGTTGTGTTAGGGGCCGGGATACTTTTTTCGTGTAATAAGGAAGTCCTTAATAAACAACCCCTTAGTATCATTTCAGGCGACGAGGTTTTTAAAGACCCCGCGCTGATAGATGCCTATCTTACTCAAATTTATTACGACATGCCCTGGTTGGGTAATGACTGTAGCGGTAACGGACTGAACGGCGATGCAGCATGGCATTTTCCGGATATAAATGATATTTCAGACGAAGCGTTTCCACAGTATCGTGACTGGAACCCCAGCAATGCGTTTACCTATAAATATGGTGGCCTGAATATCAGTGGCGACCCTAACCTCGACTGGTGGGGATACAGCACTGTACGCGAGATCAACCAGTTTATAGCTAGTATT
Protein-coding regions in this window:
- a CDS encoding DUF2807 domain-containing protein, yielding MKTSNKLIVAAMLLIFIALFIYDEMLKTEYVSGRYRDPYRNYVSLNFKDFDAIDINSSTIANAKIVQGPFSIRIDKDAKEYVNITQKGNRLTVSADFKYSFLNNANPYVVIISCPKLNQLHTSATYTLHNSAVTDTIVLWQMREVLVDGFKLDSLLVNQDYGSTILIKNSHINYLSGVVGKANGSGSVIKLFKTNQFESVKLDIQNRSQMEVNNIQIPKLDYHLADSAKLILNGEAGNYLKKP
- a CDS encoding GntR family transcriptional regulator; the protein is MEFRDNEAIYLQIAAYVSENILLGKWQAEQKIPSVRDMAIELEVNPNTVMRAYELLQTMEVIYNKRGLGVFVSPDAHTKVKAYRKERFMEQELPGLFKEIFLLDISMEDLQQQYEKFKKENYNEDKQ
- a CDS encoding ABC transporter ATP-binding protein produces the protein MLNVSGLSFGYQGKPLLFENLDLQLNEGHIYGLLGKNGAGKSTLLKNMAGLAFPSKGKCLYKGINTSSRAVAVLEDIFFLAEELFTPSLTPLQFAAGTGGFYPKFSGSDFDNYLRLLDVDPRDVMDKQSLGQQKKAMIAFGLATNTNLLIMDEPTNGLDIPSKVQFRKLMASVLTDERCIIISTHQVRDLDSLIDTLLVLDNREVVVNQLMDEVAEKLTFGFYTDTTDLPVLYEEENIRGKNAILKNTGKYGKVDLELLFNAIISGNKPVLEILKNHE
- a CDS encoding RNA polymerase sigma-70 factor translates to MTPPNVLSDQELMALLQEGDNFAFTQIYKRYWEKLVLIAWNHTNDKSSAEDIVHEVFISLWKNKNSLSIYNVGGFLATKVKYVVFDHYRKDLRRSKLAERNFNFSDICFDEERLDALFLQEYINGIVEELPEKCKLVFNYSRHLGMKNSEIASKMNISEKGVEANLTRALKIIRNSIETAGFVITISHELLKTFKL
- a CDS encoding FecR family protein — translated: MDKQRINYLLQKYLDRSINDTEKQELFNLYRKIGSQYAEYPDDRESVSERILLRLNEEIKHEEKRGGFLKPWKMVAAAVILVTASIYLVNRHWSSPKEIVQKNPQKQIILPGANVATLTLGNGKKIFLNSANQGKIAVQGNTVITKNASGQISYKVVNDNPSTNDQQIVYNTITTPKGGQFKITLLDGSNVWLNAASSLTYPSTFKGNERHVELRGEAYFEISKNKHLPFTVAAENINIKVLGTHFNVMAYENEPSVNTTLLEGSVSLTSKNITTTMVPGQQAIGAKNRNEITLHFVNVEDAVAWKNGYFSFRKENIQTVMNKIARWYNVDIEYRGNISDKIMGGTVSRAENIAELLNYLELTGIAKFQIEGRRIIVICK
- a CDS encoding TonB-dependent receptor is translated as MDNISQQSGYHFLYDEELINQASPVTINVKNLPLDKALVQCFSDQPFTYVVKNKNVIVTTKPKEAEQKTVNQSTVSGLVTDEQNQAISGVSVTIKGTNQGVTTDKNGRYAILVTNTDAVLVFSSVGYNSKEIPVNGKTSISTSLTSKANSLNDVVVVGYGTQKKGTITGSISSVKSEDITVAPVASTINSLAGRLPGLISQQSSGQPGADQASISIRGFGQAIWIVDGVESDFNNIDPNEIESISILKDGAASIYGARAGNGVILVTTKRGKAGKPDITFNSSYTLQDNTYMAQPVSSAEYAELENELYANEGKQAPYTQDQINKYQAGNDPAYPNTNWEKVATKPFAPQTNQNLSVRGGSDNIKYFGFFGYLDQDPIWRTNGGGYKRYNIQSNLDAKITNDLSIQLDISDVNEYKSQPNRGEGAGINTLWQDLWNSLPIYPATLPDASYNSYANGQGVGSIALVSNEDIAGYDNVNSQNLKGTFVANYQIRAIDGLSAKAFINYNKTYSDEKNFSKPYSFYTYDYSTQQYTLAGALGTQAQLYYNENTAENIDRQFSLNYDHTFGQDHHVTALALYEAIDYNTTFLTAGRTDFLTDEIQELFAGSVQTATANSSASQMGRASYVGRINYAYKNKYLLETIFRADASAVFSPNHRWGYFPSVSAGWRIDQEDFMKKVSAVDELKLRASYGSSGIDNVGNFQYLTGYNFGGYYLFGTSTSQGIVSTGVANPNLTWEKVNIYDVGTDFSFWKRKLFGTIDVFYRTLSGIPATQVLTLPSTFGAALPQVNLNSQNNRGFELSLGTSGNIGELNYTFVGNLSWARAKWEHYDEPTYTDPDQKREYQESGQWVDRTFGYKSDGVFTSQQQINALTFQYPGGNAGLRPGDIRYVDVNHDGTLDWRDEVQIGNGSVPEWMTGATINLKYKNFDLQSLLQGAFGYITNVNLQQGGANFSQAIFDERWTPANNNASAGVPRLGGASTNTLPSDFYDKKTHYLRLKTFALGYSLPHDLLSRAGIKNVRIYLAGTNLLTINPLAKYDIDPEEPSGNGGYYYPQQRTISLGLNLTL